The nucleotide window cattaaattaatttgcaaGGAATAGAATCATTAGAATAAGCCAAATGATTAACGTCCCAGGTTTATTTTAACTAcccaataattattttttatttgatttatattataatttagtcttttacatatataaataaaattgctatcatttcattttcaatacaattaattttataattattattgaattgACCCATTTACTTAATTGGGTTGCATAATGTCGTCACTTTTAAAGGAAAATGACACTAATCGTTTACTGACAAAATGTAAGGACAAAAATTGTTTCAATTTGTGACAAAGACTGGAGGCACTCCAAGccacaaaattacaaatattcatTTCAGGCCGGTAGATTGAAATGTTTCGCCCCAGAGGGGCCCAGATGATGGTGATGGTTACTTGACTATTTTATCCTCTACCACTCCCTGTCGTTTTCATAGTCTTGGGCTGTCTTTTTCTAACTTTATGGCAACATTGGAATGTGTAAAGGCCTGTGGGCAGAGGCTGGGCCCTCtctaaggaagaagaaacatTTGTAGTAGGCCTGTTGGGCCCATGAGGAAAATTTGAATATAGAGGCTTGTGGGCTTACCTTTCTCGTGCTCGCCGAAAATTCCCTTTGCGCTACTTGTTTCTCACGAATTGATTTTCTCAATCCAACCCATTTCTTTCCGAATAGCATAATCGCCCGTTTGATTCCGTTATTCGCACGCGCCATCCAGGGTCCCTTGATTTCCAACGTCAGCTGCCCTCGTGTAGCTTCTTTGGCAACAACCTCTCTCCCTTTTGCAATGAACATGACCATGTAATACTTGAACTAAATTCAAGCATAATCATATAAAGGGTTAGATTCGAAGAgaacttattcaaattttaaataaattttgctcAAATAACCCAAGCTAAGCTTGTCTTAAACGAGCCCGAGTATGAATGCAAGCctaaattttaagtgaaaaacaaaTACGAATTTGAATCTAAACATAGGTTGAGCGACCCAAGCTCGATTCATGAGCCACTcgttcaaatgaaaaaaatttaatttggaatAAATGACACCGTTTATTCTTTGAAATACAAGCTTAAAACCAAGTTGTCGAGCTTGAAATGGGAGCTCAAAGCTAATCAAAGCGAATACGAGTCAGAACACACGAACCCAAGCTAAGTGTGAGTCAATCTgaacattaaaattataaaacgagCAGAACAAGAACATGTATTTAGGTAGCTCAGTGAGCCCAAGCCCAAGCCTGAGCTTAGGCTCACCGAAAATGAGCTGGGCCCTGTTCGAGTTTAGTTCTGCTCATATCCAACCCTAATCACACGTGAGAGAAAAGAATACTGAATAATTAAatgcaaaattaaattaagattaaaaaaaaaaacctgaatgAGTCATGTTTCATAATTCGTAAAGCTCTTTAAAATCACatgaaaattgtttgaataaatGATGGGTTTAAACCTCCTAAAATGACaacttttaatgaataaaactattatgTTATGGTTTTGAAAAGTTGACTTAGCAAATATATAAGAGATTTTTGGACCCCTAATCAATGGACAAATAACACAAAAACTCTTAACTATATACATAGATTATAACTGGTTAAAtgtattgagtttatttttattaatcatctGAAAAGGTATTTGTAAACTattgtttcaattttattaacaaatatttgaatacTACTTAAATCAGCCAGTCCCAACCATCAATAGCGTGAAAATTAATCCATCAAAAAGTTAAGCCCatgccattaaaaaaaattctaactgTATTAATTCTACAATCCCCATGCCTACCCAAAACAAAGATTTTttgcaataaataaaattttatatatttattttgaatacataaatatatatatatatttatatgtgttattatatgattgagtgattttatattaaaaataaaatattatctaattatataataatatatataaatatacatatatttttgtaCCTAAAATAGCTGCAGGTTATGCTGCTTTTTCGCAACACCAAGGCCACTTACTCAATTTTAGAAGGAAAGAGGCCATGAATCAGTGGCCCATAATTACAGGGCCGAAAATCCAGAATCAAAATGAATCAACCCGGACCCGGAGTCCACTAATGAGCTGCACCTACTCGTCAGAACCTCGTCGTTGCTAGCAGCGCAAATTTTACGCACAGAGAAATTAAACAACCAAGGGACGACTGGTAGGCTGGCTATGGACCTCTAAACTATCTTCCACTTGAACGTATTCATCGTCGGAAGATTCCGTAAAAATctgaattttcatttatagcAGGCCCCAAATTGAATCCAATTTAATGTCCTCCTCTTCATCAACATCATCTTCTGATGACGAACTCAGCTCTAAACCAATCAAAGATGAGGTGTCGTTGGCGTCAATTACATTGACGGAATCCAACGGTAATGGATCAGTGGATGTGAATAATGACTTGGCGTGGGGGAGGAAGAGCTCAGCGGTAGAAGTGGAGGCGGATGGATCTTCGAGTGCCAGCAGTAGTGGTTATGCGGGAGAGAGAGGGAGCAGCGAGACGAGTAATTCGAGAATTGATGAGGATGAGATACAGGAAGTGAATAATGATGGTGGTTTTGGTGATGGAGTTCACGATTCTCGGGCCGCTTGGGTTCCCGGTAAACGCCATGTCGATGAGGTGAGTCTGTAGGTTTTGGTTGTGATTTGTTGATTTGGAATGTGTTGAATTTTGATTGTAGAAATTTCTTGGAGAATTATGGTGTCCAACTGGTCGTGTAGCTTTGTGTGGAGTTCATGCAATTGATTTCTTAATGATAGAAATTGATGGACTAAGAGTTGGAAATTTCTTGTTAGTGTAGTGCATTGTGGGAAGTTTATTGTTTCATTGAATATGAGATGTGCTATTCTCCTTAAAGAGTTCCAGGAttcatgtgtgtgtgtgtgtgtgttggaAACAAGTAAATGTAAGATCCCTGAGCTATGGGAATTGTACATTAGCAAATAGTTATGGAGTTCAAGTTCTATGAAGAGTAAAGTTGATATGTGTGTGTGGAAAAACTAAGAGTACTACTCTTCtgttatgtatgtatgtattggAAACAAGTAAATGTAAGACCCCTGAGATGCATGGTCTAGAAAAGGCAGAAGACCTGTAGGAAATGAGCTAGTTCCAATGCAATAATAGTGTCAGTACGTTTTCCATGGACATTTTTATTAAACAGAATCTGTACCATAAAATGCtgtaataacataatatatgaaaagtTGAACATGTTTTAATTTGCAAAGCTTTATAAGGTGTCACCTCTCTGATGCATAATGGCACACACATGACACAGACACACACCAGTGTACTTGGGATTGCTGTGTAAAGATTCCTTCTAATTTTTCATGCCCTTGAATCTCAtcaagttttttttctcttttatggCACTTTGTTTTGCACATTTCTAAGATGAGAAGAAATATACTGTTTGTCTATGTGAGGATGATCATGTGTTAAGATGTCCaaaggaatttaaaaaaaaaagaagtccaGGGTTGCGTTGAAATATTCTCCCTATGTGTTTTGAATGAAGTTCTTAGTTCTtggttttcttcttgttttcacTTTTGTTGCAAGGTCTACTGTCAAGATAGGTTTATGAGTATACTTTTTCAATGTTATATcatgtttgatttataaataaagtgcAGGATGATGCTTCCATATCAtggagaaagaggaaaaaacactttttcatttTGAGTCACTCTGGGAAACCAATATATTCCAGGTTTGTCTCCTCTGCTTATGAAATTCAACATTCTGTAGTGCTTAAATTGCATGCATCTTGATTCAAGTAGTGGAAGATGCTGAACCATCTGTTTCAATGTTTCATTGAATCCTTCATTTACTTCTAGATACGGGGATGAACATAAGCTAGCAGGCTTTTCAGCAACATTACAAGCAATTATTTCCTTTGTGGAGAATGGGTATGTGGCTGCATCTGttgctttatttttatgaattctcAACGAAGCATATATCTGTTTTCAGGGTAATCTTTCTAAGCAGTTGGGTTACAGAATTTTAGTACTTATCTCCAGTAATTACTTTACTGTTTTTCAGTGGGGATCGTGTCAAATTGGTTAAGGCAGGGGAGCATCAGGTGTTTTTAAGATTTCACTTCTTCTAGCTGATTTCAATTCTTACTTCAATTTCATAACTTTCTAATGAACCCTTGTTCCTATGGTTCTATTAAAAACGGTGTTTTTATTTCCTTGCTAGTATAACATTAAAATTGAGTATTGTGAAATGTAATTTGTCCTGGTAAATTCCATCAAAGCAACACTAGCTAGATGTAACATTATTGGTTAACTTAAATGCCTATTCTTTTTGCCTTATGGTTTTGCATGAGTTACCTGATGTTATAATTCTCTTTTAGAGAGGAAAGTCTTGATTTTTTGAATCTGTTGACTTACACTGGGTTGACATCTTTGTGTGTCCAGGTGGTCTTTCTTGTGAAGGGACCAATCTACTTAGTTTGCATTAGTTGCACAGAAGAGCCTTATGAATCATTAAGGGGACAATTAGAGCTTCTTTACGGCCAGGTACATTACAATTTCCATTCAGAATTTCAATTTCTGGCAGCTGTGTTTTTCCTATTGCTGTACCATCAGATTGTGATATACTTTGTTAATTACTTTTGATATTATTTCCCCAGTGTAGTTTAAATGAATAGAATCTTTTTTTACTGTCATTTGATTGATATGGTATAAATGCAGATGATACTTATTTTAACAAAGTCCATAAACAGATGCTTCGAGAAGAACCCAAAGTTTGATATGACACCACTGCTTGGAGGAACAGATGTTGTCTTCTCATCACTCATTCATTCTTTCAGCTGGTTTGTTTCTCTGACCCTTTTGGgaatgtttaaatttgtttggaCCTTTTTTTACCCCTTTTTATACTTTTGCTGGAGTTGGAAAAGTATACATATCTGCAGAAGtgggtttctttttttcttttcttttgtccCAAATTTGTTCAGTTCATAAaacttttctctatttttttggACAAAAGTTGTTGAAACTTCTCTTAGTgtgcagatttttttttttaaaaaaattcaggTGGCTGTGGTTGCTTGTTTGTTTTAATTCTGACTGGGATTTATCTTTGATTTCTTATGCTTTGGTTTAGGGTTATTGTACTAAAAAGGTTTAGTGGTAAAGCATGGTTTTGGGGatgatatatacaaaataagcCAAATCGACTGATGTTATTCCTATGTTGTGAATAGTGATAGTGATATTTTTGTGATTGCTGAGTTTATGGTTTATGCTTGAAATCCTAGTTAGGGTTTTCAGAATAAATCAAATCTTAGGAGATTAGGTAGTGGTAATCTAGATCTAGTTGCTGAGAATATGAAGAAGCAGCCCATATGTGCATGTGTGTGTGGACTTTCTGAAGTTTCAACATGCAGAGTTGCAGACCACATGTTCACTGGCttaagaaaatgtaaaaatcaaagcaaacaACTAGTCATTTACCTTTAGCTTGTATTTTAAGAACTTCAGGATTTCAATGCCTAAAAATTTCcatatatttttgtttacatTTCCATATGTTTTTACAACTAAACTGCTCTTTAGATTGCCCATATTTCACCATTCACAATTGTAAGTTGGATGATACTGTTGAATTAGCCAACCATTTCTTCGTTGTTAGGAATCCTGCCTCATTCCTTCATGCATATACTTGTCTTCCCCTTGCTTATGCAACAAGACAAGAAGCTAGTGCTATATTGCAAGATGTTGCTGATTCAGGTGTCCTGTTTGCTTTGCTAATGTGTAAATACAAGGTAAAATCCCCCTCATCCCTCTTTGATCTATATCAATCTTTGTTAGCACTCCAATTTTTAAGGTCTCatttatctttaaggtaataaTCTTTGCATGCCAATGACATTTTCTCACTTGAAGTTAAAATCCAGGTTGTGAGTCTTGTTGGTGCACAAAAGGCCTCTCTTCATCCTGATGATATGCTACTTCTTTCCAACTTTGTTATGTCTTCAGAATCATTTAGGTAAATTGAGAGACTTTGACAAGTCTTGTGTCATCTTTTGTTGATCAACTTGCATGGGTATTTTGAAAGTATAAAATGATTATAAGGAAAAGTCTTTTGGTTCTGCtgtatatgattattttattaggAAATCCATCCATATATTGCTATAGAAATAATGCTGGTACTTCAAGCTTGGCTGCTGATAATGTGGCCTCTCCATCTGATAAGCTGTTGATgaaaattaacttatttcatTGATAAGTAAGATTAATTTCATGATTAGGATGTAACATTACTGTTGAAGTTTATTTTTTCAGGAATATATTctttagttttcttttcttttgttgtttttagcATGCcttctttataaaaataaaaaaagaaagtaaaaactATTAAGTTTCTCATAATTGCTCAATGTTATTCTTTCTTAATTGCacatcttcttttctttctgatCTCGTATGGGAAACTTGATTGATGTCAGCCAATCTCATAATGATCCATAGTGACTCAATTACTTTGGTCCAGTTCCATGTGATCATTGTCACCTATATATTATGGTTGATTAGCTTAAAAGTTGTAAAattctttacatatatattaaattagggACTAGAATATTCACAATTGGAATTATCCTTGTATTCTGTTGCCTTGAACTTAATGTTTGTGATTTCTGAATTTCTTTGTGATGCTGAGTCTTAATTGGTTTTCTGAATTTTTGCAGGACATCTGAATCTTTCTCACCGATTTGCCTGCCAAGATATAATCCCATGGCATTTTTATATGCTTATGTCCATTATTTTGATGTGAGACAAGAATCacaaaatttaatctcataCAATTTAACTGCTTAAAGTTTTCTGTGATCGCTGGAGGAatgtttttgtctttaattttcttcttattcttctttttcttcatattgGTGGAGAAAAAGCTGAAGTTTATAGTAGTTAAAGCAAATTGGGAAATAGGAATATCTCCTGAACTTTTATTACAAGACTGCAGGATCCCAACCTGATTAGGAAAAGGGAATAtctcttgaattttttagaaACCAAAGCATACAAGAGAGCATGAAAATGGAATATCTCTGAATTGCTTCTCTTTAATCATCTTTTTCACATCCCATATTCATCATTGGCTTTTTCAGTGTGCTATTATATCAAGAAACAAAGAATTTATTTGGAAATTTTGTGCTCTTATGGCAGGTGGACACATACCTGGTGTTGCTTACTACTAGTTCTGATGCCTTTTATCATCTTAAGGATTGTAGGTAAACATTTTTGTTCAACTCTAATAAGTATTAATTGTGGATATCGAGATATATGTTTGTAGCAAATAGATATTATACTGAGACATTTGACTTAAATCTTTAATAGGATTCATATTGAAAGTGTCCTTGTGAAGTCAAATGTTCTTAGTGAAGTTCAGAGATCCATTGTAGAAGGGGTAATGCGGATTGAAGATTTGCCTATTGATCTATTGCCTCGTTCTTCAATATCTCATCGTTTGAGCCAACAAAGGCTTTTAACAGATTCTCCTGAAGGGTTTAGTGAATCGGTTGTTGGTATAGGTGGTCCTTCTGGACTTTGGCATTTTATTTATCGTAGTATATATCTGGATCAGTATGTGTCTTCTGAGTTCTCGCCCCCAATAAGCACTCCTCAACAGCAGAAAAGGTAATTGGTTAACTGTTTACCAGATCTTTTAGCATTTTTGTCATGGTGAGTTCATTTGGTTGTTATTGTCTGTTGGATAACTAGTTTCTTGCTTGCAGACTGTATAGAGCTTACCATAAACTTTACTCTTCCATGCATGATCAAGACATTGGACCCCACAAAACTCAGTTTAGAAGAGATGAAAACTATGGTAAAAGTTTCctctcttgttttttattttggttcatattatatcttaatattcAGGATACATCTAATTATCTGCTTGAGCAGTTTTTTCATTTTGCACTGGCTATTCTTATCTCACTTTTTTTTAAGGGGGGAACAAAGTTTGTACACTATAAATGCCATCTCAAACCAACAAATTTTGGGACTTTATAGAAAATGAACTTCATGGTGGAACAGAAAATGGTgctaagttaaaaaattttctgttaTCATCCTGCAGAAACAGATGCTTTTCAGAGGTCCtcatttattacatttataagttgaagtaatttgtttttatggttTATGGACCTGtgtatttctttaattatatagaATTGAAGCTTTGTTTATAATTCAATAGACCTAAGCAAAATTTTCCAGGACCAAACATCTATTAAGATGTATAGTTTTTTCTGTATGCAAGGTTGGACATTTGTTGATGTATCTTCTTTTGCAAAGTTGCTAacttaatttcttcttttgattgCATAACATTACTTGTTCATACACATACATGCTTATTTGGAAGGCTGATTTATACAATCGCTTCTGTGTGGCAGTTCTTCTCTGCTGGATCACGCAGGATTTTGAACTTTATGCTGCCTTTGATCCCCTTGCAGAAAAGGTTTGGTTTCTTGATCATGCAGACAAGCAAAAGACTAGTTTGgttctaatattttcaaaatgatttttctatGTGAAAGGTGTAATTATTGGAGTCTTCATGGATAATTACTGGTCAAGGCAATGTAATGTTACttagaaaatatgtttttgataGGGTAATTAACTTGTTGATATTTGTGAACCTCACGAGACTTGCTTTACTTTACCTTCACCCTTCGTGGAAATGCATCAATCAAGCTAGCTTGGCAGGGTAAATGTACAATGACTGTCtggttcattttgttttttgtttgtaaCAAGTTTTTGTGGATGTGAAATGTGCAGGCTTTGGCTATAAAGACTTGCAATCGGGTTTGTCAGTGGGTGAAGGATGtggaaaatgagatttttttgcAGGGAGCAAGCCCCTTTTCATGGTGACATCCCAAATTATTCTGTTACTCAGCTTGTACCCTAGTTTGGTTTATCTAATGAAAgctcatataattttttttttacccacTCAGCTACATTTGCTTGGTGGATATAATTAATTACCTGTTGTATGCTTTACCCTGAAAAGTTTGGTCCAATTGATAACCTGTAAAAGTAGTTGTAGAAATATACACTAATTAACTATACTCTGGCTTTTACTTGTCAATATGTAAATCAATAGAGGAGGCCTTCCAAAATCCAAATGCTggaaaattacatattaaaattggATTTAGTAATGTGGCAACTGAGATGAAGTCCTTGTCCTGTGTCAACGAACAGCATGTGGCAACAAAGATCAATGTACAAGTATTGAAaggttttttgtttcttttagtgttatatagtttaaatttttttttgcattttaagtaattttatttaaaaaaattaacaaatttaaaagactgatgaaaattattattttttaacttggaTAACAAGAATTTGttaggaagaaaaataattatttggcctttacaaaattataaacctCGAATTGAATCAGTCTCccttctttataaaaaaaaaaaaaaaattcttgggAAAGTTCGACAGCATCATTCATCAATGGCAATTGTAAATCCTAATTTGTCAAGGAGTTCACAGTTTCACTAACAGACGACCTTTCAACTTTCTATCCATATCATGCCccatttttaattaacaaaatttaattctacGATCCgcattttaattcaatttcaattaaaaaaaattattttttatcactaaCTCTTTAATGATGGCATTTTAGTAATTTCACTAGTCAAACTTCATCAATTTCggatattataataaaataaaagcttgTTCGCCACTGACCTTGTCCACGATAATCAATTCGAATGTATAATCACCATAAACTCCCTCTCAAAAACAACCTTTTGAGGGTAAATTGGTACTTGCACTTGCTCGATGTGTGAGATTCCAGCCTTTTCAAACCTGCATATTATTGCATAAATAATCCGCTTTATTTTACGTCtacataatacatataatatgtataatttaatacataaatatacacattatataaaattattatagttaaattgtatattatattatatattaaaattttaattttatgtattatatattggATATCatcttatataatatatatttttaaaaaataaaataattaaaattttttattaatatattattattttaaaatttttaatttttttatatattttttattatatatatttttaaatatattaatctatatcaataatatatattatttaataagatttatattatagtatttaatatatttattttattattctaatttaatataccttataatatatattttttatttatattataaaatatttataatatattcttgTATATAAAACTACGTAAATTGTATATGTATAAAGACTACTCTTATTACATTGACGCGTGTATCAGTCATCTTCCTGTTTTACTACTAATTTAGGTCACGTGACCAATCcactaaattcaaaaaaattaattattctaaaattaaaatcacatcCATGCAGCCCAACTTTCAGTTGACTCTCTCTCCCGTTAATTAACTTAATCACCATTTTAGCCTCCCCGGCCCCTTCTCTTCTCCACAATCTCCCTCTCTTCTTCGCACcaccaaaaccctaaatttaactGAAACTTCATCTTCTCTCCTTCTCCCTCTTCCCCTCATTTCACTCCTAATTCAACCACTAGTGGACTGATACAACTTGGGTTCGAAATGTACAAGAACCAGCTGCAAGAGCTGGCGCAGAGGAGCTGCTTCAATCTCCCCTCCTACACGTGCATTCGGGAAGGTCCCGACCACGCTCCTAGATTTAAATCTACTGTTAACTTTAACGGCGAGATCTTCGAGAGTCCTCACTACTGTCCTACTCTCCGGCAAGCCGAACACTCCGCCGCCGAAGTCGCTCTCAACTCACTCTCCAACAGTGGGCCCTCCCCCTCCCTCGCCGCTAGGATACTGGTCTGTTCACGCGCCTTCCCTCTTTACATTTCCTCGCTTTCTTAGTCGCCGCCGTTGGGCCTGgtttaaggatttttttttaaaaatttttactttaattctTAGCTGATCATTTGAAGTCAAGAGCAATTAATAAAGTAATGAGTGATTTTTAagtaggaaaaataataaatttgctGATTTGGTGCGAGCTT belongs to Mangifera indica cultivar Alphonso chromosome 2, CATAS_Mindica_2.1, whole genome shotgun sequence and includes:
- the LOC123208934 gene encoding vacuolar fusion protein MON1 homolog — protein: MSSSSSTSSSDDELSSKPIKDEVSLASITLTESNGNGSVDVNNDLAWGRKSSAVEVEADGSSSASSSGYAGERGSSETSNSRIDEDEIQEVNNDGGFGDGVHDSRAAWVPGKRHVDEDDASISWRKRKKHFFILSHSGKPIYSRYGDEHKLAGFSATLQAIISFVENGGDRVKLVKAGEHQVVFLVKGPIYLVCISCTEEPYESLRGQLELLYGQMILILTKSINRCFEKNPKFDMTPLLGGTDVVFSSLIHSFSWNPASFLHAYTCLPLAYATRQEASAILQDVADSGVLFALLMCKYKVVSLVGAQKASLHPDDMLLLSNFVMSSESFRTSESFSPICLPRYNPMAFLYAYVHYFDVDTYLVLLTTSSDAFYHLKDCRIHIESVLVKSNVLSEVQRSIVEGVMRIEDLPIDLLPRSSISHRLSQQRLLTDSPEGFSESVVGIGGPSGLWHFIYRSIYLDQYVSSEFSPPISTPQQQKRLYRAYHKLYSSMHDQDIGPHKTQFRRDENYVLLCWITQDFELYAAFDPLAEKALAIKTCNRVCQWVKDVENEIFLQGASPFSW